The following is a genomic window from Daphnia magna isolate NIES linkage group LG4, ASM2063170v1.1, whole genome shotgun sequence.
TGGATCAACAATTGGTGTGCTTAAATGTCCAAGGGGGAAAAACAATAGTTTCCAGAATGGGGACGAAATTTGGTTTTACCCAAGTGAGACCGATGGGATTTCCCATGGTCGTTCTCCCATTTTTGGCAACCATAGTCGGCCTGAATGGTCAAACATAGCGAAAGCGGGTGAACTGTAATGGCATAAACCGAATCTTTGAAAAGATAACACGTGATCACCAACCCATTCAACTAAAAAAGACAATCGGATTGAAATTACTCTCAAATCGTAAAGCGTCCGGAGATAGAACTGACTTTATCTGCCGGCTTTGGGCTAAACCACTGACGATTTCCCCGTCACGAAACATTGAATTCGCGTTCTTGATTGAATTACCAGCTGCGTTAACGTGAATTCGCTTACTCGGATCGATGTTGTCGTACTTGACGGTAATGTACCTTGTCTTGATCGGGCCGCTCTTGTCCGTGATCGAATCCAATTCGGCGTGCATCAGTTCGTGGACAATGGTCGACGCGTAAACGCATCCGTTGTCGAGACTCAGGTTCCTGGGCGCCTCCAGCCTTCCCCTTTGCGACCAGCAGCTAGGATATATCGTTAGATAATAAATGTGTTGTAATGTTCAATTTGCTTTGAATCGATCGTCGTTTTTGTCTCGCCCTTTGATCGTGCATACATACCCTTGGATAATTAGCCCATCCATTCAACGATTCTCGGCTTCTTCTAATGATTTTAATGTAGTCGCTTTGGGTGCGGCGTGCCACGAAACGGATGCAAGTCTTTGATGGTAAGTTGTCGCGGCGGAGGCGATGGCTCGACGTTCATCCGCCGCTAATTTGTAGTTATcgattaatttaattgttcagcaaaagagaaattcaTTGAAACTCTAGCACATACTGAAACTGCTGGAGATGACGTAGGGCACTTGTGCGTTGGGCCATTTCGCGTCCGCGTTTTTATTGGCGTTTTTCTCGTCTCCCGGCAGGACGTCGCCGCCCACCAGTCCACTGTGTGGCTGTTTTTCCCACGGTTGAGTGCCATGGTCGTCCATGGAAACTGAATGCAACAGTTGTCAAAtcattcaaacattttttctatcaatttAATTCATCATccttgatttgatttttctaaCGCTATTTGTAGTAACCGTCGTTACCTGCCTTGCCGTGAACACCGCTATTGAATCTTCGTCGGTTAACGGTCTTCCGGCTTCAAACACGACTTCGTTCTGATTTTtatgaaaaacaacaatttggaaaacggattaaatgaatttttcaaaaacctgCTGTACGCCATGGACGCAAGAAAATTGAACGTAAGATGAAAATTCATTACTCGGTCCAGCTGGTTATCGTTTTCTGCCCAGACGGGATTGGCTTCAACACAATTGGCCCAGCAGCAGAGCATCGAAACAGCCGAAAAGGAGAATAATAGATAACTGGGACGCATTTTGCTGGCCATGTCGATTTACGGTCTCTGAAATTCATCAGCGTAAAACGCAAGCATTGGCACACCAATTAATACAATTGgcaacaaactttaaaaacgAAGGCAActcaccgaaaaaaaaactgcgaTGTAGTTTGCACGGAATTGCTGCCAGATGAACGATTGTAAACCGAGCTGGTGATGGGCGCTTTATAGGCCCTCCAAATTCAGATTTCTTATTGATAAAACCTACGCATTTTTAGTGCGTGCAAGCCTTGATTGCAGCATATGGTGTTGAACAAACACTTGGACATGCAAACACAGCAATGTAAGCGTGGAAGGGCTGGCAGGTTGGCCAGTTTGGTTCGCCTGTTCATGTCGGAACTGGAAGGACACACGTACATGTCAATGCAGCTGTGATTACCATCGATCAAGCAGCAGCTGCTTCCTCAACCCCTACAAACGGTAGGCTAATCCAAGAGTCGAGCAACGAAGCGAGTATCACCATTGCGATGACCATACGCTGTAACCGTTCGTTCAATTCGTACGTTGCCCATCAAATGCTGAAAAGCTGTTAACGAGACGAGGAAACCGCAATGGTCTGCGGGTGACGTCTTTTCGAAGACATCATGGAGATTCTCTCCCCCCCTCTAAAGTTGCTGCCtcagatgtttttttttctatgtctCTGCATTTTATAAAACatgaaagcaaaagaaaaatcgccgaacgagagagagagaggtagCAAAATTCAGTAGATGTTCAAAAGCAAAAATACCTCGAAACCTGTGCAGAGAGGCGGACATAATTTGAGGAGGTTACagcacatttttcttcttttctcttacTTCCATAGGAATTCAGTGTGTTTAGAAAGGTCACAGATGAAACGGAGAGAGAGCGGAATGAACAGGGTATTTTCAGccttaaaatgatttttcttgGCGTTTTAGTCAAATTTCACGTAACTTCCTCCATGCGTTTGTTTACTTCCGGTGGTAATTCTAGAGACATTTCGTCTCGGTTAGTCTCCCTTTGAGTAAGAAAGATCGATCGtcagtttagtttttttcatcAGAAACACGAAACTCTTTAAATGGTTTATTTAATCATTCATTATCGAGGATTGTTCTAGCACTGTTGTTAATATATACCCCGACCGTAATCCAGGAACTTCAGGAACAATCGAGGAGAGAATTTAAACGGAGTGGAATTCACATTTGGCCTGACTTTAACCGCTTTCACGAATTCATTTGGATTGTATAGCTCATTTGCATTTCACCTTTGATCTATCAAAATCTATTAGGAAAAGCCTTCATTTCGGCAGGTCTGTATGGCTAACTAAGCTCCAAATTTGGACACGAACGGGAAAGAGAAACTATACAGAAAGTCAGTATACTCTTTGCATGTGATTTGTATTGAAGGTAATATACGAAAGCTATTCACCGATGGCGAGAAAAAGAGGGCCgacatttgtttttcatctcatttcttttacttttttttatgaaaggtGGCAGTGTGAAGGCAGTGACGGCAGTTGTTAATTGCAGTATAATCCCTTCAGCTTTTGGATGTCCGTCTAACCAATGACCAAAGCAACACAAGATCATTTTTGAATTGGGAGAAATCAATGAATGACGTCAAGCAAAATGGCGAAGAGAATTTGCTTACCGCGGTAAGTCCACTATTATTTCCCATGTTCGTTTGCCGGTTTTCGTTAGCATAGTGGGTTTAGACGGGTTGATGGCGAAGGTGTACGCACTGTAATGCATAACCGAATCTGAAAAGAGATGAACGTGCAACGTTTTAATCGTGCAGTTGAAGGTAGTGGTCGATCATGCGCTAATTACTGATATCGTAGTGTCCAATAGTGTCAATGATTGCAACCATTTCGCTCAAACAGAGGGCTCGCATTTGATGCCAGCATTTTTGTTGGCGTTCTTCTCTTCCGGGCGTCTCCCCCGCGTCACCTGCACAGTCGCCCACCCGTGCGGTTGTATTTGCCACGGTTGAGCGCCATGCTTGTCCAAAGAAACTAAATCGAACATTGTTAATTGTCGATTGTAGATGCTGGAACAGCCGAACAGGTCCTGTGTGTAATGCGGAAACTGTGGAACGGATAGCATTTGGCGGTGTTGATTCGAATGATGATTGGTTCAAGTGAGAACGTCTGACCTTATTTGTCGCTTCGTTTCTTGTTTCCACGATGTGTCTGTTCAAACTAACGGCAATTTCTATTCCACTCAAGGGCGTGTAATTTGTCCACGTGGACTCATTTCAACTCGCTTATACATTGTAAACTCTCTCTCTGAACAAGAACGTTGACGTGGAGTGTGGTCTAAATAAAGGGAATTTCCCACTTACGAGTAATGAAGACGTCTGTGAAAGGCAGAAATGCAAATGAGCTATTCGGGAACGATTGCGTTCTCTCCCTGTATCGCGGTTGATTGCACCTGCCTGAAAAGGGACTGGTTTGTTGAAGACAATCGATTTGAGCAAGCCGAGACGTTGAGTGGTCACTTTGAATAATGttaaaattgatttcatttgaaaaggTTTCGGTGGCAAGTGCAACGGGGAATGTTGACGTTGGCATGAAAAAGGGGGCAGGACCAATGCGCTCTTGACTCTTTAGTTTGGTGCTTACAGTCGTTTGTTCCAACCAGAAAGCGACGTGTTTGTTGAGAAACAGTCGTGTTTCAGACGCATCGTTGgaaacacttgatttctttattACGTAACCAAACTCGAAGAAAAATGTAGGAATAATTTCATGACTATATCACGTTCAATGATTCAATCGCTAATTTTGAATTGGTTTTAAGGGATCATTTTTCGTCTGGAAATGGAGTTCAAGCGACAAATTCAAACGCAGAACCGGTAAAAAACAATGCAGCTGATTTATGTAATGTCAAGCAGAAACAAAAGCATTCAGTGCTTTGCACCGTGACGCAAGAAAACATGCGCATGCGCCAAACCATTGACCAAGTAATTTCATCCTTTCCTCGTATAATTAACAGAAAAGCAATTTTACTTTTCTTCAAACATTAATCATTTGAAAATAGACGACGCGTAAAATGAACCAATGGATACGTCAAACTCAACAACAAACTGGGAGCTTCATAAAGCTCATGGACACGCTCAAGGCGTCCATGCCGAACCAGAACAACTCACGACACAATTTAGACGCAATGATTAAACAGGTGatcaaataaaatgtttattcCTTTCAATTTTGCTGCGTTGGACTTGCAAACATTAAAGATGTGATCCAATGTGGTGTGTGATATTTAGATGAAAGATCGGGAGTCCCGATGGGCTCAAGAAAGGCTGGCCTTTGAAGACATGCAAAAACGTTCGACGACTAAATAATTTTCAGTCAGCAACGAGGTAACTTGAAATtcaggtattttttttgtgcacGTGCATGTAGACCGGTTTGACTATGTGTCAACGTAGTTGAGTTTGATCCAATTCGATTAGTGCGGCGGTGAATGACCACAGAACGTGACTGAACGGTAAATTAACTGATTCAGGTCACTAACCtgtggaaaaaatttttctttaaaactaTTGTGAGTTTAACCCTCAGGCGTCTGGGTTGGGGTGGGTCGGAGAGAAAACCGGTTctaaaacccgattttgggagaatgGGGAAAACTGTGTGTCAAAAaatgttaacaattataggaatgAATATGTCTTTACAAGATC
Proteins encoded in this region:
- the LOC116920373 gene encoding uncharacterized protein LOC116920373, whose protein sequence is MDHFSSGNGVQATNSNAEPVKNNAADLCNVKQKQKHSVLCTVTQENMRMRQTIDQTTRKMNQWIRQTQQQTGSFIKLMDTLKASMPNQNNSRHNLDAMIKQMKDRESRWAQERLAFEDMQKRSTTK